A window of the Bos indicus x Bos taurus breed Angus x Brahman F1 hybrid chromosome X, Bos_hybrid_MaternalHap_v2.0, whole genome shotgun sequence genome harbors these coding sequences:
- the RIPPLY1 gene encoding protein ripply1 isoform X3, with the protein MDPPAPAAATPALALASTPALAQDSLALPYLGNPLPLLSSGQEVNKHERGACLWRPWLTSTNDLPRQAPGGTTGAKVTKVDFEFHHPVRLFWPKSCSFDYLYSDGEILLKNFPVQATINLYEDSTSEEEEEVEEREEEEKEEADGKGPEGEQMRMKPAYAENCHSSGL; encoded by the exons ATGGACCCTCCTGCCCCCGCTGCTGCCACCCCTGCTCTGGCCCTGGCCTCAACTCCAGCCCTAGCACAGGACTCCCTGGCACTGccctacctgggaaacccattgcCCCTTCTCTCCTCTGGACAAGAAGTAAATAAACATGAACG AGGAGCTTGTCTTTGGAGGCCCTGGCTGACCTCTACAAATGACCTCCCCAGGCAG GCCCCCGGTGGGACAACAGGTGCCAAGGTCACCAAGGTTGACTTTGAGTTCCATCACCCGGTCAG actCTTCTGGCCTAAATCCTGCTCCTTTGACTACCTGTACAGTGATGGGGAGATTTTACTGAAGAACTTCCCTGTCCAGGCAACCATCAACCTCTATGAGGACTCAaccagtgaggaggaggaggaagtggaggaaagagaagaggaggagaaagaagaagcaGATGGAAAGGGGCCAGAAGG GGAGCAGATGAGGATGAAGCCTGCCTATGCAGAGAACTGTCACTCTTCAGGGCTCTGA
- the RIPPLY1 gene encoding protein ripply1 isoform X2: MDPPAPAAATPALALASTPALAQDSLALPYLGNPLPLLSSGQEVNKHERGACLWRPWLTSTNDLPRQAPGGTTGAKVTKVDFEFHHPVRLFWPKSCSFDYLYSDGEILLKNFPVQATINLYEDSTSEEEEEVEEREEEEKEEADGKGPEGCVKVPGSAPHRATAHSPSLPLTCPN; encoded by the exons ATGGACCCTCCTGCCCCCGCTGCTGCCACCCCTGCTCTGGCCCTGGCCTCAACTCCAGCCCTAGCACAGGACTCCCTGGCACTGccctacctgggaaacccattgcCCCTTCTCTCCTCTGGACAAGAAGTAAATAAACATGAACG AGGAGCTTGTCTTTGGAGGCCCTGGCTGACCTCTACAAATGACCTCCCCAGGCAG GCCCCCGGTGGGACAACAGGTGCCAAGGTCACCAAGGTTGACTTTGAGTTCCATCACCCGGTCAG actCTTCTGGCCTAAATCCTGCTCCTTTGACTACCTGTACAGTGATGGGGAGATTTTACTGAAGAACTTCCCTGTCCAGGCAACCATCAACCTCTATGAGGACTCAaccagtgaggaggaggaggaagtggaggaaagagaagaggaggagaaagaagaagcaGATGGAAAGGGGCCAGAAGGGTGTGTGAAGGTACCAGGGTCAGCACCACACAGGGCAACAGCTCAttctccctccctgcccctgacCTGTCCCAACTGA
- the RIPPLY1 gene encoding protein ripply1 isoform X1, translating into MDPPAPAAATPALALASTPALAQDSLALPYLGNPLPLLSSGQEVNKHERGACLWRPWLTSTNDLPRQAPGGTTGAKVTKVDFEFHHPVRLFWPKSCSFDYLYSDGEILLKNFPVQATINLYEDSTSEEEEEVEEREEEEKEEADGKGPEGCVKGADEDEACLCRELSLFRALTSQPFRWP; encoded by the exons ATGGACCCTCCTGCCCCCGCTGCTGCCACCCCTGCTCTGGCCCTGGCCTCAACTCCAGCCCTAGCACAGGACTCCCTGGCACTGccctacctgggaaacccattgcCCCTTCTCTCCTCTGGACAAGAAGTAAATAAACATGAACG AGGAGCTTGTCTTTGGAGGCCCTGGCTGACCTCTACAAATGACCTCCCCAGGCAG GCCCCCGGTGGGACAACAGGTGCCAAGGTCACCAAGGTTGACTTTGAGTTCCATCACCCGGTCAG actCTTCTGGCCTAAATCCTGCTCCTTTGACTACCTGTACAGTGATGGGGAGATTTTACTGAAGAACTTCCCTGTCCAGGCAACCATCAACCTCTATGAGGACTCAaccagtgaggaggaggaggaagtggaggaaagagaagaggaggagaaagaagaagcaGATGGAAAGGGGCCAGAAGGGTGTGTGAAG GGAGCAGATGAGGATGAAGCCTGCCTATGCAGAGAACTGTCACTCTTCAGGGCTCTGACTTCCCAACCATTCAGGTGGCCATGA